The proteins below are encoded in one region of Rana temporaria chromosome 2, aRanTem1.1, whole genome shotgun sequence:
- the ALDH3A2 gene encoding aldehyde dehydrogenase family 3 member A2 isoform X1 → MMKQIVDRARQAFNTGKTRSLDFRIQQLKAFKRMITENDAEIRKALIADLHKNELSAYSYEIMGLLGEVESAIDNLPAWAAPQHVKKNLLTISDDVFINFEPLGVVLVIGAWNYPLVVCLQPVVGAIAAGNAVVIKPSEVSEHTAKLLEKIIPRYLDKDLYPVVNGGVPETTELLAERFDHIFYTGNTAVGKIILSAAAKYLTPVTLELGGKSPCYIDKDCDIDIAARRITWGKFINCGQTCIAPDYILCEKSIQGNLLEKIKETLKEYYGENPKESPDYERIINQRHFKRILALLEGQKVAIGGQHEENTCYIEPTVLIDVKADSKVMQEEIFGPLLPIITVQNVDEAIQFINQKEKPLALYAFANDKKIIKKMISQTSSGGVTGNDVIMHYTVVALPFGGVGHSGMGCYHGKHTFDTFSHKRSCLIKSLGMESANKLRYPPYTQKKLDWAKFLLTTKFSKKTLGLVLLPLVAVVVAVILKKYRWELTSRGIQLVLAFQRLF, encoded by the exons atGATGAAACAGATTGTGGACAGAGCGAGGCAGGCATTTAACACCGGCAAAACACGCTCATTGGATTTCCGTATTCAGCAGCTCAAGGCTTTCAAACGGATGATTACTGAAAATGATGCTGAGATTCGGAAAGCCCTAATTGCAGACTTGCACAAG aaTGAATTAAGTGCTTACTCCTATGAAATAATGGGGCTCTTGGGTGAAGTTGAATCTGCTATTGATAATCTTCCTGCATGGGCAGCACCCCAACACGTCAAAAAGAATTTATTGACCATATCAGATGACGTGTTCATCAACTTTGAGCCCCTTGGTGTTGTCCTAGTCATTGGAGCTTGGAATTACCCACTTGTGGTTTGCTTGCAGCCTGTGGTGGGCGCCATTGCAGCAG gtAATGCTGTGGTAATTAAACCTTCTGAAGTCAGTGAACACACAGCCAAACTGTTGGAGAAAATTATTCCTCGGTACTTGGATAAG GACCTATACCCTGTGGTGAATGGCGGAGTGCCAGAAACAACAGAGCTACTTGCAGAAAGATTTGATCACATTTTCTACACAGGCAATACCGCTGTTGGCAAAATAATTCTGTCAGCAGCTGCTAAATATCTGACTCCAGTGACCCTTGAGCTTGGAGGGAAGAGTCCATGTTACATTGATAAGGACTGTGATATTGACATTGCTGCCAG acGTATAACCTGGGGAAAGTTTATTAACTGTGGTCAGACTTGTATTGCTCCTGATTATATCCTGTGTGAGAAGTCCATCCAAGGTAATCTACTGGAGAAAATCAAGGAAACCCTAAAA GAATATTATGGAGAAAACCCAAAGGAATCTCCAGATTATGAGCGGATCATTAACCAGCGCCATTTCAAGCGTATTCTTGCCTTGTTAGAAGGACAGAAGGTTGCTATTGGAGGGCAACATGAAGAGAATACCTGCTATATTG aaccaACTGTCCTGATTGATGTTAAAGCAGACTCTAAGGTCATGCAGGAAGAAATTTTTGGCCCACTCCTTCCAATTATAACTGTACAAAATGTAGATGAAGCCATTCAGTTCATAAACCAGAAAGAAAAGCCCCTTGCATTGTATGCATTTGCAAATGACAAAAAG ATCATTAAAAAGATGATTTCTCAAACATCAAGTGGTGGAGTTACTGGCAATGATGTCATTATGCATTATACAGTTGTTGCGTTACCTTTTGGAGGTGTTG GACATAGTGGCATGGGTTGCTATCATGGCAAAcacacatttgataccttttccCATAAGCGGTCATGCCTCATCAAGTCTTTAGGTATGGAAAGTGCAAACAAGCTAAGGTATCCTCCGTATACTCAGAAGAAATTGGATTGGGCCAAGTTTCTACTAACAACCAAGTTCAGCAAGAAAACACTGGGTCTTGTGCTCCTCCCATTGGTGGCTGTGGTGGTAGCTGTCATTTTAAAG
- the ALDH3A2 gene encoding aldehyde dehydrogenase family 3 member A2 isoform X2, whose translation MMKQIVDRARQAFNTGKTRSLDFRIQQLKAFKRMITENDAEIRKALIADLHKNELSAYSYEIMGLLGEVESAIDNLPAWAAPQHVKKNLLTISDDVFINFEPLGVVLVIGAWNYPLVVCLQPVVGAIAAGNAVVIKPSEVSEHTAKLLEKIIPRYLDKDLYPVVNGGVPETTELLAERFDHIFYTGNTAVGKIILSAAAKYLTPVTLELGGKSPCYIDKDCDIDIAARRITWGKFINCGQTCIAPDYILCEKSIQGNLLEKIKETLKEYYGENPKESPDYERIINQRHFKRILALLEGQKVAIGGQHEENTCYIEPTVLIDVKADSKVMQEEIFGPLLPIITVQNVDEAIQFINQKEKPLALYAFANDKKIIKKMISQTSSGGVTGNDVIMHYTVVALPFGGVGHSGMGCYHGKHTFDTFSHKRSCLIKSLGMESANKLRYPPYTQKKLDWAKFLLTTKFSKKTLGLVLLPLVAVVVAVILKVL comes from the exons atGATGAAACAGATTGTGGACAGAGCGAGGCAGGCATTTAACACCGGCAAAACACGCTCATTGGATTTCCGTATTCAGCAGCTCAAGGCTTTCAAACGGATGATTACTGAAAATGATGCTGAGATTCGGAAAGCCCTAATTGCAGACTTGCACAAG aaTGAATTAAGTGCTTACTCCTATGAAATAATGGGGCTCTTGGGTGAAGTTGAATCTGCTATTGATAATCTTCCTGCATGGGCAGCACCCCAACACGTCAAAAAGAATTTATTGACCATATCAGATGACGTGTTCATCAACTTTGAGCCCCTTGGTGTTGTCCTAGTCATTGGAGCTTGGAATTACCCACTTGTGGTTTGCTTGCAGCCTGTGGTGGGCGCCATTGCAGCAG gtAATGCTGTGGTAATTAAACCTTCTGAAGTCAGTGAACACACAGCCAAACTGTTGGAGAAAATTATTCCTCGGTACTTGGATAAG GACCTATACCCTGTGGTGAATGGCGGAGTGCCAGAAACAACAGAGCTACTTGCAGAAAGATTTGATCACATTTTCTACACAGGCAATACCGCTGTTGGCAAAATAATTCTGTCAGCAGCTGCTAAATATCTGACTCCAGTGACCCTTGAGCTTGGAGGGAAGAGTCCATGTTACATTGATAAGGACTGTGATATTGACATTGCTGCCAG acGTATAACCTGGGGAAAGTTTATTAACTGTGGTCAGACTTGTATTGCTCCTGATTATATCCTGTGTGAGAAGTCCATCCAAGGTAATCTACTGGAGAAAATCAAGGAAACCCTAAAA GAATATTATGGAGAAAACCCAAAGGAATCTCCAGATTATGAGCGGATCATTAACCAGCGCCATTTCAAGCGTATTCTTGCCTTGTTAGAAGGACAGAAGGTTGCTATTGGAGGGCAACATGAAGAGAATACCTGCTATATTG aaccaACTGTCCTGATTGATGTTAAAGCAGACTCTAAGGTCATGCAGGAAGAAATTTTTGGCCCACTCCTTCCAATTATAACTGTACAAAATGTAGATGAAGCCATTCAGTTCATAAACCAGAAAGAAAAGCCCCTTGCATTGTATGCATTTGCAAATGACAAAAAG ATCATTAAAAAGATGATTTCTCAAACATCAAGTGGTGGAGTTACTGGCAATGATGTCATTATGCATTATACAGTTGTTGCGTTACCTTTTGGAGGTGTTG GACATAGTGGCATGGGTTGCTATCATGGCAAAcacacatttgataccttttccCATAAGCGGTCATGCCTCATCAAGTCTTTAGGTATGGAAAGTGCAAACAAGCTAAGGTATCCTCCGTATACTCAGAAGAAATTGGATTGGGCCAAGTTTCTACTAACAACCAAGTTCAGCAAGAAAACACTGGGTCTTGTGCTCCTCCCATTGGTGGCTGTGGTGGTAGCTGTCATTTTAAAG